One genomic region from Pyrinomonadaceae bacterium encodes:
- a CDS encoding dihydrofolate reductase family protein, whose amino-acid sequence MRKITVLEHITLDGVIQAPGGPEEDRSDGFAYGGWSAPLDDDAIGAAVKKMLDLPIDLLLGRKTFEIWAAFWPQHGDIWPGVNTATKYVASNTMTSSEWQPSVFLNGDVAKKIAELKQGEGPDLHIWGSGNLLQTLMKHDLIDNFWLMIYPITLGEGKRLFAGGAIPAAFKVTESIVGSTGVILVNYERAGAVQTGTFAQ is encoded by the coding sequence ATGAGAAAAATTACCGTACTTGAACACATTACCCTTGATGGTGTTATACAAGCCCCAGGGGGGCCCGAGGAAGATCGGAGCGATGGCTTCGCGTATGGCGGATGGTCAGCGCCCCTTGACGACGACGCGATCGGGGCGGCCGTGAAAAAGATGTTGGACTTGCCGATCGACCTGTTACTGGGGCGCAAGACTTTTGAAATTTGGGCGGCGTTTTGGCCGCAACATGGCGACATTTGGCCCGGCGTCAACACGGCCACTAAATATGTCGCCTCGAACACCATGACTTCTTCCGAATGGCAACCCTCGGTGTTTTTAAACGGCGATGTTGCAAAAAAAATCGCGGAACTTAAGCAAGGAGAAGGACCCGATCTGCACATTTGGGGAAGCGGTAATCTGCTGCAGACGCTTATGAAGCATGATCTGATCGATAATTTCTGGTTGATGATCTATCCGATAACTTTGGGCGAGGGGAAACGTTTGTTTGCTGGGGGCGCGATCCCGGCGGCGTTCAAGGTGACAGAAAGCATTGTAGGCTCGACCGGCGTCATCCTCGTGAATTACGAACGTGCCGGTGCAGTCCAAACCGGAACATTCGCGCAATAA
- a CDS encoding YciI family protein, with protein MAQYLVCNYIPDNFDPSTVTEAMIEEIHALNRELIAAGARKFACGISPAANAKTVRKHRDGRVIVTDGPYIETKEHMGGFWILEAADLDEALAWAKKAAIACDVPGEVRELLFFPDPNAAAE; from the coding sequence ATGGCACAGTATCTGGTTTGTAACTACATCCCCGACAACTTCGACCCGTCCACCGTAACTGAAGCGATGATCGAAGAGATCCACGCGCTTAACCGTGAATTGATTGCAGCCGGCGCCAGAAAGTTCGCCTGCGGCATTTCCCCGGCCGCCAACGCGAAGACGGTGCGGAAGCACCGCGACGGCAGGGTGATCGTCACCGACGGACCATACATCGAGACCAAGGAGCACATGGGCGGTTTTTGGATTCTGGAAGCCGCCGATTTGGACGAGGCACTTGCATGGGCGAAAAAGGCTGCCATAGCCTGCGATGTGCCCGGCGAGGTACGCGAACTTCTATTCTTCCCGGACCCGAATGCAGCGGCGGAATAG